The sequence below is a genomic window from Bdellovibrionota bacterium.
GAAGTCTGCCTGTCCGTTAGAATCGAAAGAGGCGTTTCGTATTTTCGGTTGTGGCTCGGGCCACCTCATCGACGGAAATGTTCTTCAGACTGGCGATCGTTTCGGCCACGCGGACGACGTACGCCGGCTCGTTTCGCTTCCCGCGGTACGGCTCGGGCGCCAAAAAGGGGGCGTCGGTTTCGACCAACAAGCGGTCCATCGGAATGGATCGAACGACATCGCGCAATGCTTCCGATTTCTTAAACGTCACGATTCCGGAAAACGAGATGTAGGCGCCGAGATCCAGAAACCGCCGGGCGTCTTCGGAGCTTCCTGTGTAGCAGTGGAGAACGCCTCCCACTCGTTCAAAAATACTTCGCTCCCGAACGAAACGGTACGTGTCGTCGAAAGCACTGCGCGTATGGATCGACACCGGAAGCTGAAGCTCCAAAGCCAAATCGAGAAGTTGGGTGAATCTTTTTTGCTGAACGTCCTGAGGCGAATGATTGTAGTGGTAGTCGAGGCCGATTTCGCCGATCGCAACGACTTTGGGTCGACCGGCAAATTCTCGGAGGACGGGAACCGTATCCTCGGTCATCTGCGAGGCCTGGTGCGGGTGAACGCCGACGGCAAGCCACATTCCATCGTGGCCGGAGACCAGGCGATGGGCTCGCTCAAATACGGCGGACTCCGGACCGAGGGCGATGTTCAGAATATTTCGCACGTTGGCCTCGCGGGCTCGTTGAAGAACGAGTTCCCGGTCCTCGTCGAATAGATCGTAGTCGACGTGGGCGTGAGAATCGGTGAACGGTTCGGAAGTCATTTACGATCCGGAAATATCGGCCCATTCCAGGAGCAGACGGTCCAGCGCAAGTGGAGCGTTTCCGTATCGCCGCAAGATGTCCTTCTCGGCTGTCAGGACGCGGTCAAATAAACGCTCCAGTCTCCGGCTGCGGCTCGACGAATCGGATCGAGAAGCCTCATGCGCAAGGTGAAGCCGGATCGTGTTTTCGAGGCCGTCGAAAAACCAGCGCAAGGACTCACGGTCCTTGGAAGCCAGCTCAGTGAACTCAAAGATCCGTTCCGGTGTCGCGGCGGCCGGATCGGCCAGAAGGGCTTGCAGGTCCGTCGACCATTCGGGAGCTTCGCCCGCCGGACCGGCGGTAGGACCCCCGGAGGGCTGGAACCGATACATCTGAAGACGAGATCGAATCGTCGGGAGAAGCTCATCCGGATTCCTGGCCGAGAGGATGAGGAGCGCGTGAGGGGGCGGCTCCTCCAGCGTTTTCAGGAGTGCATTGGAAGCGGCTGCGTTCAACAGATGGGCGCGATCGATCCAGCCGATTTTCCGGCCGGCTTCGTTGGGCGCGACGGCCAACCATCGTTGGAGGTCGCGCACCTGTTCGATCTTGATCTCCTGTTTTTCGGTTTGAACGGCGAGAAAATCGGGGTGTGAACCGCCGTTCACCTTTCTGCAGGAGAGGCATTGTCCGCAAGGAGAGCGGGCTGGATCCGAACAGAATAAATATTGGGCGAGGGTCGTCGCCGCTGAGCGCGCCTCCGAATTCTCCGAGCCGGTAAAGAGAAGACCATGCGGAAGCCGGTGGCGCTGGGCGATGTCGATCAGCCGTTGGATCACCGGGTTCATGGCGGGAGGGAAAGGCGCTCGCAGATCCGCGAGATCAATGTGGACGTGATCGTTTCGGGGGAGCCCACGGCGTCTACCACGCAAAGTCGTTTCGGCTCTCTCCGTGCAATGTCGAGGTACGTCTCTCGTACACGGGTGTGAAAGGCCAGTTCCTCGTTTTCAAAACGGTCCTCTCGTACGCCACCCGACGCCGACATCCGGGTGAGGGCACGCTTAAGAGCCTGCCGAGGCTCCAGGTCGAGAAAAAGGGTCAAATCGGGGCGGCACCCGGGCGCCGCCTTTTCATTGAGCAATTCGATCGTCTTTGGGTCCAAGCCTCGGCCGCCGCCCTGATAGGCGAGAGTGGCGTCGGTAAACCGGTCGCAAAGGACGAGGTCGTACGTGTCCAACGCCTGGCGCAAAACATGCGTGTAATGTTGCGCGCGGGCAGCCTCCATCAAAAACAGTTCCGCCCACGACGAGAGAGGCTCCTTCCGTTGCATCAGGAGGAGGGAGCGCAACTCGTTTCCGAGGTCGGTTCCGCCCGGTTCGCGTGTGGCCAGAACCTTCTTTCCGATTTTTCGAA
It includes:
- a CDS encoding TatD family hydrolase, whose amino-acid sequence is MTSEPFTDSHAHVDYDLFDEDRELVLQRAREANVRNILNIALGPESAVFERAHRLVSGHDGMWLAVGVHPHQASQMTEDTVPVLREFAGRPKVVAIGEIGLDYHYNHSPQDVQQKRFTQLLDLALELQLPVSIHTRSAFDDTYRFVRERSIFERVGGVLHCYTGSSEDARRFLDLGAYISFSGIVTFKKSEALRDVVRSIPMDRLLVETDAPFLAPEPYRGKRNEPAYVVRVAETIASLKNISVDEVARATTENTKRLFRF
- the tmk gene encoding dTMP kinase, producing the protein MPARMARRAKFITFEGLEGCGKTTQIRAVEKHFRKIGKKVLATREPGGTDLGNELRSLLLMQRKEPLSSWAELFLMEAARAQHYTHVLRQALDTYDLVLCDRFTDATLAYQGGGRGLDPKTIELLNEKAAPGCRPDLTLFLDLEPRQALKRALTRMSASGGVREDRFENEELAFHTRVRETYLDIARREPKRLCVVDAVGSPETITSTLISRICERLSLPP